CGCGGAGGCGGAGGCCACGCGGGAAGAGGTGCGGCCGCGGCGCGCGGGGAGCGGATCCACGACGAGAGGCTGGGTTTCGGCTTGGGAGCCGCAGGCGGGGAGCAGGGCGAGGCATGCGAGCGCGCGGGAGGCGAAGCGCATGCAGGAGCGCTAGTCCAACCCTCCGTCGGCGGCCACCGCCCTCCCCTCCTGCTCCACCGCTCCGGCGTTGAACGTCATGAACGACCGGATCGACCACCAGACCAGGTTGAACCAGGCCGGCGCGGGCAGCTTCCGTGTCACGCCGATCTCGACCAGGCCGAGCGAGAAAAACAGGACCGGCATCAGCGTCCCGAGATCCGCGCGGTGATCGAGCGCGCCGCGCACGTCGCCGTTGATCTCCGCGAACGCGTGCGCCACGGCCTTCGCCACGCGCGTCGGGCCCGGCAGCGCGTCGCGGCCGAGCTCCGTCACCTTGCGGCCCTCATCGTCGCGCTCCTCGGCCACGAGCTGCTCCAGCATCACGCGCACGGCCTCGGCGTCGAGCGTCCCGTCCTCGCGCTCCACGATCACCGAGCCCGTCCACGGGCGCACCTCCACCCGCTCGCAGCTCGGATCCATCATCGCGAGCTTCTCCGCGACGCGCAGGCACACGTCGCGGTGACCCACGATCGCCGCGGACCGCAGCCGCACGCGGCGCGGAAGGTGATGGATGAGCTGGCTCCACTGATCCCTGGGTATCACGCGTCTTCTCCCCTCCCCTCTCGCTCAATGCGGCGCCGCGCCGACCTGCGTCCCCGTCCCCGAAGGCACGTGTTTGCCGTTGCCCGACGTCGCACCCTTGCGCGCACGGCGCGGCGCTTGCCGGAGGTGACGCGCGCGGTCCTCGACCTCGGCCCAGAGGTCCTCGGCGTGCTCGCGTTGCCGCTCCACGACGGCGCGTCCGAGCCGCGCGAGGTGCAGGCCGAGCGCACCGATCTCGACGACCGCAGGCTTGAGCCTCCGCGCCGTGCCCATCACGACGACCGCGCTGCCAAAGCCGAGCATGAACGATGGCGTGTGAAACTTCATCGACGAGCCTCCTCCTCGAACATCAAGGGCGACGACGCCCAAGGCCCCGACGGCGCAAGACGATCGGCCCCCTCGATCAGGGGAGATCCCGCCGGGATATCGCGGCGCTCCACCACGATCGGAGCCTCCGGGTTGAACAACGATTTGCCTTCACGCGCGAGCGTCGGGAGCAGCCCGAGCAGCACCGCGATCGACAGGTCGATCGGGCCGAGCGGCGTCGTGCCGAGCACGCGGCGCAGGCCCGGTAAGCCGAGGGCCGCCGCCTGCAGGCCGAGGCTCACCACGAGCGCGCGGCGGAGCTCCGGGTTCGGCTGCGTGCCGCTCGATCGGCACGACCTCGCGTGGAGGAGCTGCGCCACGACGAGCGACGCGAACGACATCGTGCGCGCCCGCGGCAAACTCGCGCCAGGACCGAGCGCCCCCACGCCGTACGCGGCGAGCGAGATCGCCGCCATCTTCGAGGCCTCGCGCGCGAGCTTCTTGCCACGCGCCGACCCGAAGAGCGGCGCCTGCGGGTCGCGCGGCGGCCTGCGCATGATGTCCGCGTCCGCCGGCTCGATCGCCAGCGCGAGCGCGGGCGCGACGTCCGTCAGCATGTTGATCCACAGGAGCTGCAGCGGTCCGAGCGGCTCGGCCCCGAAGATCGACCCGGCGAGCATGACCATCACCTCGCTCGCGTTCGTCGCCACGAGGTACTCGATCGCGCGCCGCACGTTGTCGTACAGCCTCCGGCCTTCGCTCACCGCGTCCGCAAGGCTGCCGAGGTCGTCGTGCGCGAGCACCACGTCGGCCACCGCGCGCGCGATGTCCGTCCCGCGCTCGCCCATCGCCACGCCGACGTCCGCCGCCTTCAGCGCCGGGCCGTCGTTCACCCCGTCGCCCGTCATCGCCACGATCGCGCCGCCGTCCTGCAGCTCGCGCACGACGTCGAGCTTCGCCTCGGGCGTGACGCGGCTGTAGACGTCGGCCGCGCCGATGCCGAGCTCGGCGCCGATCGCCTGCGCGGTCCGCGCCTGATCACCCGTCAGCATCATCGTCCGCACGCCCGCGCCCGCGAGCACCGCGAGCGCCTCGCGCACCCCGCGCCGCGGCGGATCACGCATCCCCACGAGGCCCGCGAGCACGAGCGGCGCCTCGCGTGTCCGCTGCGGATCACCGTCCTTCCGCCACGCGAGCGCGAGCACGCGCAAACCCCGCGACGCCATCGCCTCGTTCATCGCGACGAGCTTCGCGCGCTCCTCCGGAGGCACGCTCACGAGCTCGATCACCGGCTCGGGCGCGCCCTTCACGAGCTCGATCCGGCCGAGGTCCGGGTGCTCGTGCACCGTCACCATGAACGGCCGCTCCGCGCTCCGCCGCTCCTCGCGCACGCGCTTCATCGCGCGGCGGCGCCGCCGCACCGGGTAGCCGATCGCCATCGCGAACTCCACGAGCGCCCGCTCCGTGCCGCTGCCGCTCGTGATCTCGTCGCGCTCGTCGAGCTCCACGTCCGCGTTCAGCGCCGCGATGCGCCCGATCTCGCGGAGCGACGAGACCAACACGCGCCGGCCATCTTCCCCGAGGAGGCAGAGTGACAAGGGCGCGCCGTCGTCGCCCGACGGCCCGCCGTACTCGACCCGCACGAGCCCGTCCGCCGGCAGGAACACCTCGGCGACGCGCATGCGGTTCTCGGTGAGCGTGCCCGTCTTGTCCGCGCAGACCACGCTCACCGCGCCGAGCGTCTCGGCCGCCGCGAGCCTGCGGATCACGATGCCCTTCTTGTTCAGCCGCTGGCTCGCGAGCGCGAGCGCCGTCGTCCCCACCGCGGGGAAGCCCTCGGGGATCGCGGCCACGCCGAGCGCCACCGCCGAGCGCGCGAGCGCCGCGATCGGCTGGCCACGCAAGAGGCCGAGCGCCGTCACCGCGATCGAGCTGCCGAACGCGAGCGTCGCGACCCGCTTGCCGAGGTGATCGAGCTGCTGCTCGAGCGGCGCCGCGCGGTCCGCCGTGTGCGACAGCGCGCGCTGGATCGTGCCGAGCTCCGTCGCGCTGCCCGTCGCCACGACGACCGCGCGCGCCTGGCCCGTCGACACGACCGTGCCCGCGTAGAGCATGTCGTCGCGATCCGCGAGCGGCGCGCCCTCGGCCACCGCGGCCGGCCCCTTCTCCGCCGGCTCGCTCTCGCCCGTCAACGTGCTCTCGTCGACCGTGAGATCCGAGGCCGAGGCGATCCGCGCGTCGGCCGCGATCGCGTCGCCGGCCCGCACGCAGAGCACGTCGCCCGGAACGACCTCGCTCGCCGCGACGGTCGTCTCCACGCCGTCCCGCAGGACACGCGCCCACTCCACGCGGAACTTGCTCCACGCGTCGAGCAGCTCCTCCGCGCGCGACTCCGTGAAGTATCCGACGACGATGTTCGAGCCCACGACGAGCAGGATCGCGCCTGCTTCGAGGAGGTCCCCGAGCAGCACGGAGAGGCCCGCCGCGCCCGCGAGCAGCGCCGTCGGCACCGTGAAGACCTGGCCCGAGAGGATCTCCAGCCGCGTGCGCGGCGCGATGCCCGCGAGCACGTTCGGCCCGACCTCGCGCAGGATCCGGTGCGCCTCGGCCGTCGCGAGCCCACCCTCGAGGTCCACAGAAAACGCCTGCGTGAGCTCCTCGATCGAGCGCGCGTGCCAGGGCGTCGTCGGCGTGACGTCCACCTCGTCCTCGACGCCGCCGTTCGTGTTGTACGCGCGGAGCACGTCGCGCACGGAGGCCGCCGCGTTCTCGACGACACGCGACAAGGAGGGCGGCGGCGGTGCTTGCGAGTCCTCGTGTTCCGCGAGGATCGAGAGCACCTCCGCGCGCGTCGTCGGCGCGTTCGGCGCGAGCACGCAGAGCACCGTGCCCGTATGCTCGTTCGCTCGCGCCGCGGTCACGCCGGGGAGCTCGCCCAGGGCGCGCTCGATCCGCCTCGCGCGCACCGGCTCTCCAAAGAGCCCGGCCACCTCGACCCTGAGCCGCTGCTCGCTGTGCAGCACGCGCCCAGAGGGCTTGCCAGCATGTGACACTGACGCGCGCCCTCGGGCGAGGGCGCGCCACTTCATGATCGCCGAACGCACTCGGGAGGATGAACGCAAAGAGCGATCCACGGCTCGCCGCGAGGAGCGAGCGAGCCGGACCGCGCGGCGCGGCGGGAGGAAGGGATCAGTTGGGCGTGAACGAGATCCAGGCCCCGTCGAGCCAGGTGTCGTCCTGCGAGAAGGCGCCCGCGTAGGTCGCCTTCGTGTCGAAGAAGCCGTCGCTCGGCGGCGTCACGGCGCCCGTCGTGAGCGTCGCTTTGGGCCGGAAATCGGGCGCCGTGCGATCGTAGGGCGCGACGAGCTCGGGGTCGGCCTCGGTGTTGCCGCTGTCGGCGAACCACTTCACCTCGTCGAAGCCCATGTCGTCGTCCTTCTCGGAGCCCTCGCCGTCGGCCGTCTCCACGTACGCGACGTTCTGCGCGAGGTTTCCGTGGAAGATGGAGCCTTCGAGCGTCACCGACGTCGACGCGTCGCGGATGTCGATGCCCGCCTCGAAGCCCGTCGCGACGATGTTGAAGAGGTTCGCCTTCGTCGCGCGGCGCAGGAGCATCGCGTACTGCTGCTTGTCGACGTCCACGTTCTTGCCGACGAGCGTCGCGTTGTAGATCGTGGGCTCGGCGATCGGCGCGTTCGTCGTGCCCATCGCGTCGTTGTCGCCCTCGAAGCCGTTCGTGTCGTCGACGGCCGCCGGATCCTGCTGGATCACGACGAACTGGAGCTTCCCGGTGTACCCGAGATCCCAGTCGATCCCGTCGTCCTGGTTGTACGTGCAGGCCAGGTGCTTCGCGTTCACCGTGCCGCCGAAGAATTCGAAGCAATCGTCGAGCGTGTAGCGGACCTGCACGGAATCGACGGTCGTCCCGCTGCCGACGCCGGCGAACGTGAGCCCGTTGATCTCGTTGTCGGTCGAGAGGAGGATCCCGCCGAACTCGATCCGCACGTACTTCAGCACGCCGCTGTTGTCGGCGGGGTCGTCCCCGCCATACTCGGTCTCCGAGGTCGCCTCGATTCCCTCGACGTTCGCTCTTCCGCCGGGCACGTTGATCGGGGCCTTGCCGAGCAGGATGACGCCGCCCCAGTCGCCGGGCGCGCGGTCGCCGGGTTCGGCGCGGCTCGTGAAGACGATGGGCTCGTCCTTCGTGCCTTCGGCGTGGATACGGGCGCCCGGGTCGACGACCAGGGTGCCGAGCGTGGACTTGTCGCCCTTGATCGTGGTGCCCGGCTCGATCGTGAGCGTCGCGCCTGCGCGCACGTGCACGATCCCCTTCAAGATCCAGTCCTGGTCCGCCGTGAGCGTCAGGTCCGACGTGATGCTCGTCGGGATCTCGTCGCTCTTCGCGGGGGGCGCCGGGGTTTGTCCGGTCTCGTCTCCGCCGCAGCCGATCAGGCTGGAAAGAAAGAGCGCGCTCGTCGCAAGCAATACCTTCGATCGCATGTTCGGTGATTCCTCCGCGCATGCATTGTGGTGATGCCGCGTGACGTCACGGAAAGGCGCGCGTAACGATCTCGCGACAACCCGTCAATTCTGGATGGTGGCGCTCAGCGTGAAGGTCGCGCCGGGCTGAAATTGCTGTACGACGTTCGTGAGGTCGGAGATGACGGCATTGGGGACCTCCGCGCGGCTCGGCCCCTGCGTGAACACGACCGGCGCGAGCAGGAGGTTCTCGGCCGAGAGCTTCAGGTCCACGAATTTGCCGATACGCTGGGCCACGGTCACGTCGAGCAGGTGGCGCGGCTGCTCGTAGACGTCGGGCAACCCGAGCGAGCCCACCTGCGCGATGCGCCGGCCGTACACGTTGTAGAGCACGCGCAGGCGCGTCCCGCGCTTGTCGCTCGCGTAATCGAGGCCCGCGTTCACCACGTAGGGCGATTGCCCCGCGAGCGGGCGGACGTTGTTCGTCTGCACGCTCGTCCCCGCGTCGTCGAGCGAGACCCGCGAATGCACGAGCGTCAGGTTCGCGAGCACCCCGAGGTCGGAGACGACCGGGCTGATGAAGCCGAGGTTCTTCCGCAACTCGAGCTCGACGCCCGCGTTCTGGGCCCCCTTCGCGTTCTGGTACGACACGATGCCGCGGTTCGAGGGGATGATGATCTGCTCGATCGGATTCGTGAAATCCTTGTAGAAGACGCTGATCGCCGCCACCTCGGAGAGCGTGGGGAAAAACTCGAAGCGCAGGTCGGCGTTCACGATCGTCGTGCGATCGAGGCCGGGGTTGCCCTGGATCTCGCGGGCGCCGAAGTAATCGGTGAACGAGAAGGGCGCGAGTTCGCGGAGCTGCGGCCGGGCGAGCGTACGCGTCACGGAGGCGCGCAGGTTCGAGCGCTCGTTCGTCTTGAAAACGAGCCCGAGCGAGGGGAGCAGGTCCGTCGTGGAGAGCTCGACCTGGCGCGGCAGGAGCGACGACGGATTGACCGTGTCGAGCCGCTGGGTCGACGCCTCGAGCCGCGCGCCAAGCACGACGCGCATCCACGGACGTATCGAGGTGTCCGTCATGAAGTACCCCGAGATGACCCGATGCGTGGCGTCGTACGAGTCGGTCGGTCGTGTATACTCCGTCAGGGAGAGCGAACTACCGATGTATTCGTTCACGAAGAGCTGATCGGCCGGGAGCGAATATGCGGCGGCCTCCGCCGTCGTCTCCGCCGTGGGGATGTACCGCAGGCGGCGCGCGTCGAAGGCCCGGTCGCGCGACTGCGCGAGCGCGCCCACCTTCACGCGGATCGGCATATCCCCCGTCCGTATCGGCTGCGTGTAATGGACGGCTCCGCCGATCGCCGTCTCGGCCTGGTTCGCGTAAAAATGCATTCCGGAGAGCGTCGTGCTTTGCCAAGCGCTCCGCCCCGCGTCCTCCAGGTACACGTTCTCCCGCGTGCCGGGCTCGTCGCTCGTCGCGAGGGACGTGGTCAGGTTCCATTCGAGCGTCGCGTCGTTCGCGTTGCGAACCTTGTGCTCACCCGCGAGCTGGCCGAACGTGAGCGAGCGGCTCACGAAGCGGAGGCGCGTATCGTAGAACGTGCGCCCCGGCCCGCCCTCCTCGCTGAGCCCCGAGATCTCGCGCGCCTCGTTCTCCGACGAGCGGCTGTGCAGGCCGATGAGCGCGACCTTGTGGTCCTTCTTGTACCGGTAGGTGAGCCCCGCGAACCCGCCCCACGATACGACGTCGAGGCCCGTATCCACGCGGTAATCGTTCTGCGGCTGGAGATCGTCCGACACGTTGGGGTCGATCCTCAGCGTCCGGAGGATCTCGCCCTGCCGGATCTGGAACTTGCGCCCGTACGTCAGCGCCGCCATGTACCCGAGCTCGTGATCCTCGCCGAACCTGTGCGTATTGCCGATCGTGAGGTTGCCGCTCATGTTCGGCAGCGCCGTCGTCCGCGACGTGGTCATCGGCCTGTTCAAGGCGCGACCGTACTCGTCGGCCTCGCGCGAGGACATGAACGAGCCATCCGGCTTTTCCTCGCCCTTCCCGACCTTGTGATCGGTGGGAAACCCCGGAGGCAGCGCCCGCGTCCCGTCGTCGATCCCGAGGAAATCGAGCCCGCCGCCCGCGTACGTGAGCCGATCCCGGAACGTCGTCTCCGTGTTCGCCCCGAGGTAAAACGTGCCGCTGATCGTGAACTTCTCCGGGAGCTC
This DNA window, taken from Polyangium spumosum, encodes the following:
- a CDS encoding HMA2 domain-containing protein codes for the protein MIPRDQWSQLIHHLPRRVRLRSAAIVGHRDVCLRVAEKLAMMDPSCERVEVRPWTGSVIVEREDGTLDAEAVRVMLEQLVAEERDDEGRKVTELGRDALPGPTRVAKAVAHAFAEINGDVRGALDHRADLGTLMPVLFFSLGLVEIGVTRKLPAPAWFNLVWWSIRSFMTFNAGAVEQEGRAVAADGGLD
- a CDS encoding cation-transporting P-type ATPase; its protein translation is MLHSEQRLRVEVAGLFGEPVRARRIERALGELPGVTAARANEHTGTVLCVLAPNAPTTRAEVLSILAEHEDSQAPPPPSLSRVVENAAASVRDVLRAYNTNGGVEDEVDVTPTTPWHARSIEELTQAFSVDLEGGLATAEAHRILREVGPNVLAGIAPRTRLEILSGQVFTVPTALLAGAAGLSVLLGDLLEAGAILLVVGSNIVVGYFTESRAEELLDAWSKFRVEWARVLRDGVETTVAASEVVPGDVLCVRAGDAIAADARIASASDLTVDESTLTGESEPAEKGPAAVAEGAPLADRDDMLYAGTVVSTGQARAVVVATGSATELGTIQRALSHTADRAAPLEQQLDHLGKRVATLAFGSSIAVTALGLLRGQPIAALARSAVALGVAAIPEGFPAVGTTALALASQRLNKKGIVIRRLAAAETLGAVSVVCADKTGTLTENRMRVAEVFLPADGLVRVEYGGPSGDDGAPLSLCLLGEDGRRVLVSSLREIGRIAALNADVELDERDEITSGSGTERALVEFAMAIGYPVRRRRRAMKRVREERRSAERPFMVTVHEHPDLGRIELVKGAPEPVIELVSVPPEERAKLVAMNEAMASRGLRVLALAWRKDGDPQRTREAPLVLAGLVGMRDPPRRGVREALAVLAGAGVRTMMLTGDQARTAQAIGAELGIGAADVYSRVTPEAKLDVVRELQDGGAIVAMTGDGVNDGPALKAADVGVAMGERGTDIARAVADVVLAHDDLGSLADAVSEGRRLYDNVRRAIEYLVATNASEVMVMLAGSIFGAEPLGPLQLLWINMLTDVAPALALAIEPADADIMRRPPRDPQAPLFGSARGKKLAREASKMAAISLAAYGVGALGPGASLPRARTMSFASLVVAQLLHARSCRSSGTQPNPELRRALVVSLGLQAAALGLPGLRRVLGTTPLGPIDLSIAVLLGLLPTLAREGKSLFNPEAPIVVERRDIPAGSPLIEGADRLAPSGPWASSPLMFEEEARR
- a CDS encoding T9SS C-terminal target domain-containing protein, with product MRSKVLLATSALFLSSLIGCGGDETGQTPAPPAKSDEIPTSITSDLTLTADQDWILKGIVHVRAGATLTIEPGTTIKGDKSTLGTLVVDPGARIHAEGTKDEPIVFTSRAEPGDRAPGDWGGVILLGKAPINVPGGRANVEGIEATSETEYGGDDPADNSGVLKYVRIEFGGILLSTDNEINGLTFAGVGSGTTVDSVQVRYTLDDCFEFFGGTVNAKHLACTYNQDDGIDWDLGYTGKLQFVVIQQDPAAVDDTNGFEGDNDAMGTTNAPIAEPTIYNATLVGKNVDVDKQQYAMLLRRATKANLFNIVATGFEAGIDIRDASTSVTLEGSIFHGNLAQNVAYVETADGEGSEKDDDMGFDEVKWFADSGNTEADPELVAPYDRTAPDFRPKATLTTGAVTPPSDGFFDTKATYAGAFSQDDTWLDGAWISFTPN
- a CDS encoding TonB-dependent receptor domain-containing protein; the encoded protein is MRNIIVTLASAFTLLHPALVLSQEAADEALLGEEDPARAAPAGKGVVWGVVTDAKTKEPIIDAQVSVVGTNKKVIADFDGRYRLELAPGTYELRVFYQLYKAQRVQNVRVAAGVVEEVDVALSTEEAKQEIVVEIEADPDRASAAAQTLIRKNAAHTGDAVSAQEIARTPDRNAADAARRVVGASVVGSRYVYVRGLGDRYTNALLNGVPLPSPEPDRQAVPFDLFPTTVLSDLTIIKTFTPDMPGDFTGGSVRVSTRELPEKFTISGTFYLGANTETTFRDRLTYAGGGLDFLGIDDGTRALPPGFPTDHKVGKGEEKPDGSFMSSREADEYGRALNRPMTTSRTTALPNMSGNLTIGNTHRFGEDHELGYMAALTYGRKFQIRQGEILRTLRIDPNVSDDLQPQNDYRVDTGLDVVSWGGFAGLTYRYKKDHKVALIGLHSRSSENEAREISGLSEEGGPGRTFYDTRLRFVSRSLTFGQLAGEHKVRNANDATLEWNLTTSLATSDEPGTRENVYLEDAGRSAWQSTTLSGMHFYANQAETAIGGAVHYTQPIRTGDMPIRVKVGALAQSRDRAFDARRLRYIPTAETTAEAAAYSLPADQLFVNEYIGSSLSLTEYTRPTDSYDATHRVISGYFMTDTSIRPWMRVVLGARLEASTQRLDTVNPSSLLPRQVELSTTDLLPSLGLVFKTNERSNLRASVTRTLARPQLRELAPFSFTDYFGAREIQGNPGLDRTTIVNADLRFEFFPTLSEVAAISVFYKDFTNPIEQIIIPSNRGIVSYQNAKGAQNAGVELELRKNLGFISPVVSDLGVLANLTLVHSRVSLDDAGTSVQTNNVRPLAGQSPYVVNAGLDYASDKRGTRLRVLYNVYGRRIAQVGSLGLPDVYEQPRHLLDVTVAQRIGKFVDLKLSAENLLLAPVVFTQGPSRAEVPNAVISDLTNVVQQFQPGATFTLSATIQN